The following coding sequences lie in one Candidatus Nitrospira allomarina genomic window:
- a CDS encoding c-type cytochrome, with protein sequence MTFSMKVLGTLTAAMFLTTGLAIAGPEKDPLPSRVPADKRSEAKKDKSPLYDKAEDASPEIVAEGKALYEGKGTCINCHGKEGNGQGPAGAVLNPGPRDFTNCKFHKKRKDGELMWVIKNGSPGTGMVPLVPATINEEEAWKIIAYERSFCKG encoded by the coding sequence ATGACGTTTTCGATGAAAGTGCTTGGAACCTTAACCGCTGCCATGTTTTTGACCACGGGCTTGGCCATTGCCGGACCCGAAAAAGATCCCTTACCCTCCCGTGTTCCAGCTGATAAACGTAGTGAAGCCAAAAAAGACAAATCCCCTCTATACGACAAAGCCGAAGATGCTTCGCCTGAGATCGTAGCGGAAGGAAAAGCTTTGTATGAGGGAAAAGGGACTTGCATTAACTGCCACGGCAAAGAAGGCAATGGCCAAGGTCCGGCAGGAGCCGTCTTAAATCCGGGTCCCCGCGATTTCACCAATTGCAAATTTCACAAGAAACGGAAAGATGGCGAACTCATGTGGGTCATCAAGAACGGTAGCCCGGGCACAGGCATGGTTCCCTTAGTCCCAGCCACTATCAATGAAGAAGAAGCCTGGAAGATCATTGCGTACGAAAGAAGTTTCTGCAAGGGTTAA
- a CDS encoding HEAT repeat domain-containing protein, producing MRDDQNNIDDAFSDQTEEFVSLEGKTTLPQDELVDEVSEAITAEADEETTDTVASAESEEGVEPEEELVEEQVKDEIDIQIDLLNDSEWVVRREAVITLGEMGDERCVEPLVRCLRDGDWQVRDAAVEAIAMIGSPAVDLLLRYIRDYDARKSVIKALGKINDERVLDPLISMLHNDEFKDDATWALAELGQPAVGRLLECLKNQDEVIRKQAILALGEIKDASCVDLLIERLQDPDWFIRLSSAAALEKIGDPRGREAIKPLAKDPDLVVRLRIERMLAAWKKQAVTA from the coding sequence ATGCGAGACGACCAAAACAATATCGATGATGCATTTTCAGATCAAACGGAGGAGTTTGTATCGCTGGAAGGCAAGACAACCCTGCCTCAAGACGAACTAGTGGATGAAGTCTCAGAAGCCATCACGGCAGAAGCAGATGAAGAAACAACCGACACCGTCGCCTCTGCTGAATCCGAAGAAGGCGTAGAACCGGAAGAAGAGTTGGTCGAAGAGCAGGTTAAAGATGAAATCGATATTCAGATCGATCTCTTGAATGACTCCGAATGGGTCGTCCGACGTGAAGCAGTCATTACCCTTGGCGAAATGGGCGATGAACGCTGTGTCGAGCCTCTCGTTCGGTGCCTTCGAGACGGGGATTGGCAGGTTCGGGATGCCGCCGTTGAGGCCATTGCCATGATTGGGTCACCGGCCGTGGACCTGCTCCTCCGCTATATACGAGACTACGATGCTCGGAAATCAGTGATCAAAGCGTTGGGGAAGATCAACGATGAACGAGTCCTTGATCCGTTAATTTCGATGCTTCACAATGATGAATTTAAGGACGATGCGACCTGGGCGCTTGCAGAACTTGGACAACCCGCTGTTGGACGGTTACTCGAATGTCTAAAGAATCAAGATGAAGTGATTAGAAAACAGGCCATCCTGGCTCTCGGAGAGATTAAGGATGCCAGTTGCGTGGATTTATTGATCGAACGCTTGCAAGACCCTGACTGGTTCATCCGACTCTCGTCAGCTGCCGCGTTAGAAAAAATCGGAGATCCTCGTGGCCGTGAGGCGATCAAGCCTTTGGCAAAAGATCCTGATCTGGTTGTGCGCTTACGGATCGAACGCATGTTGGCAGCATGGAAAAAGCAGGCTGTCACGGCTTAA
- the glgP gene encoding alpha-glucan family phosphorylase — protein MNQTRTLTDEFRNLSELAQNVWWSWSPEGRAVFSYIDPTLWRLTYHDPIKQLQKISSDRLETLRQDVVFLSLYREAMKAFLVYMEAKDHWFGRTYPQWQDRTIAYFSAEFGLHRSVPLYSGGLGILAGDHLKEASDLGVPLVAVGFMYSQAYFRQVVDTNGWQEAVYDSVDPMMMPIELARTPAGDLAKVQVQLGSRMVACVIWQIQVGRVSLYLLDTDTPENSPEDRHLSARLYGGDHRTRLCQELLLGIGGVRALRAVGRDPDVWHANEGHPAFFLVERMREQLQQGLSLSEAAAQIRQSTVFTTHTPVPAGHDVFSGDLIREHCQWWWEEVGLTQEDFMALGRHPELSADQFHMTTLPIRLASFINGVSKEHEQVSKKMFHILWPERPLQEVPIHSVTNGVHVPTWIAQEMDVLYQKYLGSDWREKCDDPNMWQRMQEVPDGEIWEVRQFLKRKLLTFIRQRARMGWMDGTMEPIQVLASGAFLEPHSMTLGFARRFASYKRATLLFSDLDRLKQILLNPWRPVQIIFAGKSHPADQAGRELIHRIYQFAKAHHLGGHIAFVEDYDMHVAKFLVQGVDVWLNNPRPPLEASGTSGQKAALNGVPNLSVLDGWWKEGYDGSNGWAVPLPEEPLGDWAQDDLDMVGLYTKLENEVIPLYYDRGVDGVPHGWCTVVKNSIRTSAPRFSARRMLKEYVQRAYTPLFSEAGKARDEKLA, from the coding sequence ATGAATCAAACTCGTACATTGACGGATGAATTTCGGAATCTTTCTGAGTTAGCTCAAAATGTGTGGTGGAGTTGGTCTCCTGAGGGCCGGGCCGTTTTTTCTTATATTGATCCCACGCTTTGGCGACTAACGTATCACGATCCCATTAAGCAGTTGCAGAAGATTTCCTCTGATCGATTGGAGACTCTCAGACAAGATGTGGTGTTTCTTTCCCTGTATCGCGAGGCGATGAAGGCGTTTCTTGTTTATATGGAGGCCAAGGACCACTGGTTTGGGCGAACCTATCCTCAGTGGCAGGATCGCACCATTGCCTATTTTTCTGCAGAATTTGGGTTGCATCGTTCCGTTCCCCTGTATAGCGGGGGATTGGGGATTCTGGCTGGTGATCATCTCAAAGAAGCCAGCGATCTGGGAGTGCCCCTGGTGGCTGTCGGATTTATGTATAGCCAGGCGTATTTTCGTCAGGTCGTGGATACCAACGGTTGGCAGGAAGCCGTGTATGATTCCGTCGATCCGATGATGATGCCGATTGAGTTGGCACGGACACCTGCCGGGGATTTGGCGAAGGTTCAAGTCCAATTGGGTTCCCGAATGGTCGCATGTGTGATCTGGCAGATCCAGGTTGGCCGGGTTTCGCTGTATCTTTTGGATACCGATACACCGGAAAATTCACCAGAAGATCGTCATCTGAGTGCCCGGCTCTATGGAGGGGATCATCGCACACGGCTTTGTCAGGAGTTGCTGTTGGGCATCGGCGGTGTACGGGCCCTTCGTGCCGTGGGGCGGGATCCCGATGTGTGGCATGCCAATGAAGGACATCCGGCCTTTTTTCTAGTCGAACGGATGCGGGAACAACTTCAACAAGGGCTGTCCCTGTCGGAGGCGGCCGCTCAAATTCGCCAGAGCACCGTATTTACCACCCATACGCCCGTCCCGGCCGGGCATGATGTCTTTTCGGGAGACCTTATTCGTGAGCATTGTCAATGGTGGTGGGAGGAGGTAGGGCTCACGCAGGAAGATTTTATGGCGTTGGGTCGTCATCCGGAATTATCAGCGGACCAATTCCATATGACGACATTGCCTATCCGCCTGGCCTCGTTCATTAATGGGGTGAGCAAGGAACACGAACAGGTTTCAAAAAAAATGTTTCACATTCTGTGGCCGGAACGACCGCTGCAGGAGGTCCCTATTCATAGCGTCACGAATGGGGTGCATGTTCCCACCTGGATTGCCCAGGAAATGGATGTGTTGTATCAAAAATATCTTGGCTCTGATTGGCGTGAAAAGTGTGACGATCCGAACATGTGGCAGCGCATGCAAGAGGTGCCGGATGGGGAAATTTGGGAGGTCCGGCAATTTTTGAAACGAAAGCTGTTGACCTTTATCCGTCAGCGCGCGCGTATGGGATGGATGGATGGGACGATGGAGCCTATCCAGGTGTTGGCGAGCGGGGCATTTCTTGAACCGCATTCGATGACGCTGGGCTTTGCCAGGCGATTTGCCTCCTATAAGCGGGCCACGTTGTTATTTTCAGATCTGGACCGGCTGAAACAAATTCTGTTGAATCCATGGCGGCCTGTTCAAATTATCTTTGCCGGAAAATCACATCCCGCCGATCAGGCAGGGCGCGAACTCATCCATCGTATTTATCAATTTGCCAAAGCGCATCATTTGGGTGGCCATATTGCCTTTGTCGAAGATTACGATATGCATGTGGCCAAATTTTTAGTGCAAGGGGTCGATGTGTGGCTCAATAATCCTCGCCCGCCATTGGAGGCGAGCGGGACAAGTGGCCAGAAAGCCGCCTTAAATGGCGTGCCTAATTTGAGTGTGTTAGATGGGTGGTGGAAAGAAGGCTATGATGGAAGCAATGGCTGGGCAGTGCCTCTCCCTGAAGAGCCACTTGGTGATTGGGCCCAGGATGACCTGGATATGGTCGGCCTCTACACCAAACTTGAAAACGAGGTGATTCCGTTGTATTACGATCGTGGTGTTGATGGCGTTCCACATGGGTGGTGCACTGTCGTCAAAAATTCCATTCGGACTTCGGCTCCACGGTTTAGTGCCCGTCGCATGCTCAAAGAATACGTGCAGCGTGCCTATACGCCGTTGTTTTCGGAGGCAGGGAAGGCACGAGACGAAAAGTTGGCCTGA
- a CDS encoding ATP-dependent helicase, protein MDSTSPSSKVYVLKRPLEESTPPKLSRNYAEELNPQQLAAVEAVQGPALVIAGAGSGKTRTLVYRVARLIDLGIVPSSILLLTFTRKASQEMLSRVGLLIGLRAQQVGGGTFHSMANILLRRYGRPVGLEPGFTILDRGDSEDLLSLLRGQLGLNDTGKRFPRKHTLAEIFGKTANTLESLEDIVINEYSHFGEYLGELQKLQAAYEAAKRQRQLVDYDDLLVKLLELLVIDQQARETISQIFRYILVDEYQDTNPLQASLVRNLAATHDNVMVVGDDSQSIYAFRGATFRNIMEFPDLFPGATIYKLEENYRSTQPILQLANKLIEAAPEKYSKTLFTRKAEGPLPTVVEAMGENAQSRFIAQKILELREEGIPLHEIAVLFRSSFHAFDLELELTRRNLPFIKRGGFKFIETAHVKDLMAHLRIIHNPLDTVSWNRLLLLLEGVGPKKAKDLIASILQAHGQYEILKHSTGRSASGLRHLAATLDQLMEHPLTPAVLLGEMMEYYVPLLKDQYDDYPKRIRDLEHLSVMAERYESLNDFLADLTLEPPNESVVDVEAPDRDDERLILSTIHSAKGLEWQCVFVIWLVDGRFPSAYSFMGPEELEEERRLLYVAVTRAKHHLFLTYPINVYDKMTGSVLTKPSRYLDHIPPSYFDTWSLVEEDQTYSWR, encoded by the coding sequence ATGGATTCCACGTCACCATCATCTAAAGTTTATGTCCTGAAACGTCCCCTGGAGGAGTCCACTCCGCCAAAATTATCGCGTAATTACGCGGAAGAATTGAATCCCCAACAACTCGCCGCCGTGGAGGCCGTGCAAGGCCCGGCCCTTGTCATCGCCGGAGCGGGCAGCGGGAAAACACGCACGCTCGTATATCGGGTCGCCAGGCTCATCGACCTGGGCATTGTCCCCAGCTCCATTTTACTCCTGACCTTTACCCGAAAAGCCTCACAGGAAATGCTCAGCCGGGTCGGACTCCTCATCGGACTCCGCGCCCAGCAGGTCGGCGGTGGAACTTTTCACTCAATGGCCAATATCCTCCTGCGGCGATATGGCCGCCCCGTCGGACTGGAACCAGGGTTTACCATACTCGATCGGGGAGATTCCGAAGATCTTTTGAGCCTCCTCCGTGGTCAATTGGGGCTGAACGATACCGGCAAACGGTTCCCCCGCAAACATACCCTGGCCGAAATATTCGGCAAAACAGCCAACACGCTGGAAAGCCTGGAAGACATTGTCATCAACGAATACAGCCACTTCGGGGAGTATCTGGGAGAACTCCAGAAACTCCAGGCCGCCTATGAGGCCGCCAAGCGCCAACGGCAACTGGTCGATTACGACGACCTCTTAGTCAAACTCCTTGAACTCCTGGTCATCGACCAACAGGCCCGAGAAACCATTAGCCAAATTTTTCGCTATATTCTGGTGGATGAATATCAAGACACCAATCCCCTGCAAGCCTCACTGGTCCGCAATCTGGCGGCCACCCATGACAATGTCATGGTGGTGGGCGACGATTCCCAATCCATCTATGCCTTTCGTGGTGCCACCTTCCGCAATATCATGGAATTTCCCGACCTCTTCCCGGGAGCCACTATATACAAATTGGAGGAAAACTACCGGAGCACGCAACCGATTCTCCAACTGGCGAACAAACTTATCGAAGCGGCGCCCGAAAAATACAGCAAAACGCTCTTCACACGAAAAGCAGAGGGACCATTACCCACCGTCGTGGAGGCCATGGGAGAAAACGCCCAATCGCGATTCATCGCGCAAAAAATTCTGGAATTAAGGGAAGAAGGTATCCCCTTACATGAGATCGCCGTCCTGTTCCGATCCAGCTTTCATGCCTTTGACCTTGAATTGGAACTCACCCGGCGAAACCTCCCCTTCATCAAACGAGGCGGGTTCAAATTCATCGAAACCGCTCATGTCAAAGACCTCATGGCCCATTTGCGGATCATTCACAATCCTTTGGACACGGTCAGTTGGAACCGGCTCCTCTTGCTCCTCGAAGGGGTCGGCCCCAAAAAAGCCAAAGATCTGATCGCGTCAATCCTCCAGGCCCATGGCCAATATGAGATCTTGAAACACAGTACCGGCCGCTCCGCCTCGGGATTGCGACACCTGGCCGCCACACTGGACCAATTAATGGAACATCCCCTCACTCCTGCCGTACTGCTCGGGGAAATGATGGAATACTATGTCCCTCTCCTCAAAGATCAGTATGACGATTACCCCAAACGGATTCGAGACCTGGAACATTTATCCGTCATGGCGGAACGATACGAAAGTCTTAACGACTTCCTGGCCGATCTCACGCTTGAGCCCCCCAATGAAAGTGTGGTGGACGTCGAAGCCCCCGATCGGGACGATGAGCGGCTGATTCTTTCCACCATTCACTCGGCCAAGGGATTAGAATGGCAATGCGTCTTTGTCATCTGGCTGGTGGACGGACGGTTTCCCTCCGCCTACTCCTTCATGGGCCCAGAAGAACTGGAAGAAGAGCGCCGACTGCTTTACGTCGCGGTTACCAGAGCCAAACATCACCTCTTCCTCACCTACCCCATCAATGTGTACGATAAAATGACCGGGTCGGTCCTCACGAAACCCTCACGGTATCTGGATCACATCCCGCCATCCTATTTCGACACCTGGAGTTTAGTTGAAGAAGATCAAACCTATTCCTGGAGGTAA
- a CDS encoding arylsulfatase, producing MKKLQMLLFVLLPVLLHTTVSAQEVLPRPEGPFEGKIGLTYKDSQPVKPRLKVPETFGLTDPPNILIVLLDDVGYGQMGTFGGAIPTPTLDRIANNGLRYTRFHTTALCSPTRAALLTGRNHHSVGTGVIGEAGTGFPGYTGIIPASAATFAEVLREYGYANAWFGKNHNVPDWETSLVGPFDRWAGGLGFDYFYGFVGGDTDQFHPALVENKKRIEPPDTNEDGSPYHLTTDLADHAIRMIRATKAVAPQRPFFVYFSTGATHAPHQVPQEWIDKFKGQFDMGWDQYREETFARQQRLGVVPKHAQLTTRPASLPAWDSLPEDERRVYARMMEVFAAFTAHTDHEVGRLIDAIEHLGQLDNTLVIYMAGDNGSSAEGGIHGLLNEMTFFNGLPESLEAKVASLDTLGGEKHYNHFPAAWAWAMDTPFQWTKQIASHFGGTRNGLAISWPQRIKARGEIRNQFHHVIDIAPTILEAVGVQAPAQFNGVAQKPIEGISMAYTFDNPDIPGRRTTQYFEMLGNQGIYHDGWMASAIRGIPWLSENTPADLLDMSWELYHVEEDFSQALNLADKNPEKLNSLVKLFFAEAAKYNVLPLDDRKTERLNVANRPSLTEGRTSFTYPNLLRLPEGASPNLKHKDHTITAKVVIPESKAEGMLLTQGGRFGGYGLYVQKERLIYHYNLVGVARYTIMSTEPIPVGDVTLKAVYKSDTDKPFAGATVTLYANEKQIGEGRVEKSIPNRVTLDETLDIGFDTGTPLTEGYEIPFKFTGQLAAVTIELN from the coding sequence ATGAAAAAACTTCAGATGCTGCTTTTCGTCTTACTTCCTGTACTCTTGCACACAACGGTCTCCGCCCAGGAAGTGCTTCCCCGACCGGAAGGCCCCTTTGAGGGAAAGATTGGATTGACGTATAAAGATTCCCAGCCTGTGAAACCCCGGCTGAAGGTTCCTGAGACGTTTGGTTTGACCGATCCACCCAATATTCTCATTGTTCTGCTTGATGACGTGGGTTATGGGCAGATGGGCACCTTCGGTGGCGCCATTCCGACTCCCACCCTAGACCGCATTGCCAATAATGGGTTGCGTTACACCCGTTTTCACACCACAGCGCTCTGCAGCCCGACTCGGGCGGCACTCCTGACCGGGCGCAACCACCACTCCGTTGGAACGGGGGTCATTGGCGAGGCCGGGACTGGCTTCCCTGGGTATACCGGCATTATCCCGGCATCCGCCGCGACCTTTGCGGAGGTGCTGCGGGAGTACGGATACGCCAATGCCTGGTTTGGCAAAAACCACAATGTTCCAGACTGGGAGACCAGCCTTGTGGGACCCTTCGATCGTTGGGCGGGTGGATTGGGATTTGATTACTTTTACGGCTTCGTCGGTGGTGATACCGATCAGTTTCATCCGGCCTTGGTCGAAAATAAGAAACGTATTGAACCCCCTGATACCAATGAAGATGGCTCGCCGTATCACTTGACGACCGATCTGGCTGACCACGCCATCCGGATGATCCGGGCAACTAAAGCCGTGGCCCCCCAACGACCGTTCTTTGTGTACTTCTCCACCGGCGCCACCCATGCTCCGCACCAGGTGCCACAGGAATGGATCGACAAATTCAAGGGGCAGTTTGACATGGGGTGGGACCAATATCGAGAGGAGACCTTTGCGCGTCAACAGCGTCTCGGGGTGGTTCCTAAGCACGCACAACTCACCACGCGCCCTGCCTCATTACCAGCCTGGGATTCATTGCCTGAAGATGAACGGAGAGTGTATGCCAGGATGATGGAGGTCTTTGCCGCCTTCACCGCTCATACGGACCATGAGGTAGGACGGCTCATCGATGCGATCGAGCATTTGGGGCAACTGGATAATACCCTCGTGATCTACATGGCCGGGGACAACGGATCGAGTGCCGAAGGAGGCATACATGGGCTACTCAATGAAATGACGTTCTTTAACGGGCTTCCCGAATCGTTGGAGGCTAAGGTCGCTTCCCTCGACACCCTAGGGGGAGAGAAACATTACAATCATTTTCCTGCGGCTTGGGCTTGGGCCATGGACACGCCGTTCCAGTGGACGAAGCAGATTGCCAGCCATTTTGGTGGAACGCGCAATGGGCTCGCCATTTCATGGCCGCAGCGCATCAAGGCGCGGGGGGAAATCCGAAATCAGTTCCACCATGTCATCGATATCGCCCCGACTATCCTGGAAGCCGTCGGCGTGCAAGCTCCGGCTCAATTCAATGGAGTTGCCCAAAAGCCCATTGAGGGGATCAGCATGGCCTACACCTTTGATAATCCGGATATTCCCGGTCGGCGAACTACCCAGTATTTCGAGATGCTCGGGAACCAAGGCATCTACCATGACGGATGGATGGCCAGTGCGATACGTGGGATACCCTGGCTCAGCGAGAACACCCCTGCCGACCTGCTGGACATGTCCTGGGAGCTCTACCATGTGGAGGAGGACTTCAGCCAAGCGTTGAATCTTGCAGATAAGAATCCGGAGAAGCTCAACAGCCTCGTCAAACTCTTCTTTGCCGAAGCTGCGAAATATAACGTTTTGCCTCTCGATGATCGGAAAACCGAGCGGTTGAATGTGGCAAACCGCCCAAGCCTCACAGAAGGTCGTACATCTTTCACCTATCCGAACTTGCTTCGGCTTCCTGAAGGGGCCTCCCCTAATCTCAAGCACAAGGACCATACGATTACCGCCAAGGTGGTGATACCTGAGAGTAAGGCTGAGGGCATGCTCCTCACTCAGGGAGGTCGCTTCGGGGGATACGGGCTGTACGTGCAGAAAGAACGGCTCATCTATCACTACAACCTCGTTGGTGTCGCACGGTATACCATCATGTCAACGGAGCCCATTCCGGTAGGAGACGTGACGCTCAAAGCCGTGTATAAATCGGACACGGACAAACCGTTTGCCGGAGCCACCGTGACCCTTTATGCGAACGAGAAACAAATCGGGGAAGGCCGAGTGGAGAAAAGTATTCCGAACCGTGTGACGCTTGACGAAACGCTCGACATTGGTTTTGACACGGGTACGCCGTTGACGGAAGGATATGAGATACCATTCAAATTCACGGGCCAATTGGCGGCAGTGACCATTGAATTGAACTGA
- a CDS encoding thermonuclease family protein — protein sequence MIPRVLLLIIGLFSLLSEELFAQTEGVVLERRYFYKQGIVGVFGIDGEFNPGRYKWSILTPSQNSLPGLPAYVDPNRILPFPETSQQPETSTFSALVYEGCSDSNQCEFYFQQTNEPAAKRLVIRLAGIRTPHIKASCEQETLLGRQAQELIHGYLSSAVHIELISSSIDRREIVGRLVADDQDLSELLISQGLAIPVREGKRDWCS from the coding sequence ATGATTCCCCGCGTCCTCCTACTCATAATTGGTCTGTTTTCGCTGTTGAGCGAAGAATTGTTTGCCCAGACCGAGGGTGTAGTCCTTGAGCGGCGCTACTTTTATAAACAAGGGATTGTCGGTGTGTTCGGTATCGACGGAGAGTTTAACCCGGGTCGCTATAAATGGTCGATTCTTACCCCTTCGCAGAACTCGCTCCCGGGACTACCCGCTTATGTGGATCCCAATCGCATTCTCCCGTTCCCGGAAACCTCCCAACAGCCGGAGACATCTACCTTTTCTGCACTTGTGTACGAGGGCTGCTCCGATAGTAACCAGTGCGAATTTTATTTCCAACAGACGAACGAGCCCGCTGCAAAACGCCTAGTTATCCGACTTGCAGGCATCCGAACTCCGCACATCAAGGCGTCCTGTGAACAAGAAACGCTGTTGGGCCGACAGGCCCAGGAACTCATCCATGGATATCTTTCCTCCGCCGTTCACATTGAGCTCATTTCCTCCTCGATAGACCGGAGAGAAATCGTGGGACGGTTGGTTGCTGATGACCAAGATCTTTCCGAGCTCTTAATCAGCCAAGGACTTGCCATTCCCGTTAGGGAAGGGAAAAGGGATTGGTGCTCATAG
- a CDS encoding nucleotidyltransferase domain-containing protein yields MPASETIVGLKHRAIEALEKADFSWADLSEVSEEIILYGSRAAGVERESSDWDFLCVGSGKNCRKKKIEIKWVSHEYVLSEKWLGSELAGHIAKYGIWLKGNGTWVSMVFVSADALKRKEIAICGYLAGMKIAWYFWGDDYKNVKVRKLRRHIQRFDCLFNNRAVPPNFTLDQEWGALKKPKNKLEEIMGKIKCVREYKEFIENTILPVI; encoded by the coding sequence ATGCCTGCTTCAGAAACAATCGTTGGATTAAAACACCGAGCCATTGAAGCCCTAGAGAAAGCTGATTTTTCCTGGGCCGATCTCAGTGAAGTATCTGAAGAGATTATTCTGTACGGATCTCGTGCCGCTGGAGTAGAACGAGAATCTTCAGATTGGGATTTTCTTTGTGTCGGTTCTGGGAAAAATTGCAGAAAAAAAAAGATTGAAATTAAGTGGGTCAGCCACGAATATGTACTCTCAGAGAAATGGTTGGGCTCAGAATTGGCGGGCCATATTGCCAAATACGGAATTTGGCTAAAAGGTAATGGGACTTGGGTTTCTATGGTTTTCGTATCGGCAGATGCATTAAAAAGAAAAGAAATAGCAATTTGTGGCTATTTGGCTGGAATGAAGATAGCATGGTACTTTTGGGGAGATGATTATAAGAATGTAAAGGTGCGGAAATTAAGAAGACACATTCAAAGATTTGATTGCCTTTTTAACAATAGAGCAGTTCCCCCTAACTTTACCCTTGATCAAGAGTGGGGAGCACTTAAAAAGCCCAAAAATAAATTAGAAGAAATTATGGGCAAGATTAAATGTGTTCGTGAGTACAAGGAATTCATCGAGAATACAATTCTTCCCGTTATTTGA